A genomic stretch from Glaciecola nitratireducens FR1064 includes:
- a CDS encoding alanine/glycine:cation symporter family protein: MVLWGDGQVLIFMLLIAGVWFTVKLKFIQLLNFKHMFSLLKGSSKSDAAGISSFQALCTSLSARVGTGNLAGVAVAISLGGAGAIFWMWVIALLGMATGYAESVLGQVYKIKDENGEYRGGPAYYIKQGLNNSWFAILFALCLFFGYGFVFSAVQANTITDALSNSYGIETFHSGLVIIILAGLIVIGGLRAIARFAEWIVPFMGIAYVLVALVITIINIQLLPDVIIDIVKSAFGLQEAGAGAFAAAVKNGIQRGLYSNEAGSGSVPHAAASASPHPNHPVSQGYIQMLGVFIDTMILCTCTAFIILLAGHGNEVGQMEGIRLTQTAMESHLGAYGGDFVAAAISLFAFTSVVANYAYGESNLHVFKLDNKYGRAFYTTGYLAMILWGSMAAVPKVWAMADMALGLMTVVNIIAIVLLTPTIVAVTKDYNEKRKNQAKMDFVEADCNIQGSTEDKIWK; encoded by the coding sequence ATGGTGTTGTGGGGTGATGGGCAGGTGCTTATCTTCATGCTCTTGATTGCGGGCGTCTGGTTTACAGTAAAACTTAAATTCATCCAGTTACTAAACTTCAAACATATGTTTTCCTTGCTGAAAGGCAGTAGCAAAAGTGACGCCGCGGGGATCAGTTCGTTCCAAGCGCTATGCACTAGCCTATCGGCGAGAGTCGGCACCGGTAATTTAGCCGGTGTTGCTGTGGCTATATCATTAGGTGGTGCTGGCGCAATATTTTGGATGTGGGTTATTGCCCTGCTCGGCATGGCAACTGGTTATGCTGAAAGCGTATTAGGCCAAGTATATAAAATAAAAGATGAGAACGGTGAATATAGAGGCGGCCCAGCATACTATATCAAGCAAGGTTTAAATAATTCGTGGTTCGCTATTCTATTTGCCCTATGTTTATTTTTTGGCTATGGATTTGTATTTTCAGCGGTTCAAGCGAATACTATCACTGACGCGCTCAGCAATAGCTATGGCATCGAAACCTTTCATTCAGGACTGGTCATTATCATCTTAGCGGGTTTAATCGTCATTGGCGGTTTGCGCGCAATTGCAAGATTTGCCGAATGGATTGTCCCTTTTATGGGGATCGCATACGTTTTAGTTGCCCTTGTTATTACCATTATCAATATTCAATTATTGCCTGACGTTATCATAGACATCGTAAAATCTGCGTTTGGTTTACAAGAAGCTGGAGCCGGTGCATTTGCCGCGGCAGTGAAGAATGGGATACAGCGTGGATTATATTCTAACGAAGCGGGTTCCGGCAGTGTACCGCACGCTGCGGCTAGTGCATCTCCTCATCCTAACCATCCTGTATCACAAGGCTATATACAAATGCTCGGCGTATTTATCGATACGATGATTTTGTGCACTTGCACTGCTTTCATCATATTGCTAGCTGGTCACGGCAATGAAGTTGGTCAAATGGAAGGTATTCGATTAACCCAGACTGCGATGGAGAGTCACCTGGGAGCCTACGGCGGCGATTTTGTTGCAGCAGCGATTAGTTTGTTTGCATTTACCTCAGTGGTCGCAAACTACGCTTACGGTGAGAGTAATTTACATGTGTTTAAACTAGACAACAAATATGGCCGAGCTTTTTACACGACGGGCTATCTTGCGATGATTTTGTGGGGCTCTATGGCTGCAGTGCCTAAAGTTTGGGCAATGGCAGATATGGCGTTAGGCTTGATGACCGTCGTAAACATCATCGCTATAGTATTGCTTACACCTACCATTGTAGCGGTTACAAAAGACTACAATGAAAAGCGCAAGAACCAAGCTAAGATGGATTTTGTGGAAGCTGATTGCAACATTCAAGGTAGCACAGAAGACAAAATCTGGAAGTAA
- a CDS encoding FAD-dependent monooxygenase, translating into MDIIADYCIFGGGMIGGAMAIGLSELGYKVAVIEARQPEPFNVDSLPDLRVSALNRFTQRLLQRYNVWDKVLAMRCQQYQRLSVWENAASPLHFEASQIGENYLGYFVENRILQLALLETIEGEHADNIQVVYARAVDINASNGCIALDNGSHIHANILIGADGGNSQLREEANIGITGWQYEQRANVLLVKMMSEFESATWQQFTPQGPIAFLPLFDGYANLVWYADSATSQHIRNTSIQEIKKDILARFPPSLGEFEVVDKTAFPLRRMHANRYSRNNVVLIGDAAHQINPLAGQGVNLGFKDVAALVESIKNNPITESNHEALLDYENKRRTPNLLMMSAMDVFYQTFSNDVAPLKLLRNLGVRVANKAGPIKNKALKYAMGIE; encoded by the coding sequence ATGGACATAATCGCAGATTACTGCATTTTTGGTGGCGGCATGATTGGTGGCGCTATGGCTATTGGCCTGTCAGAATTGGGATATAAAGTAGCTGTAATAGAAGCTCGCCAGCCAGAACCATTCAACGTGGACAGCTTACCTGATTTAAGGGTCTCTGCCCTGAATCGCTTTACTCAGCGCCTTCTGCAACGATACAACGTGTGGGATAAGGTGTTGGCCATGCGATGCCAGCAATATCAACGCCTATCAGTTTGGGAAAACGCCGCCAGTCCTCTGCATTTTGAAGCTTCACAGATAGGAGAGAATTATTTAGGTTACTTCGTTGAAAACCGAATATTGCAGCTCGCTCTGTTGGAGACGATTGAAGGTGAGCACGCTGATAATATTCAAGTAGTGTATGCTAGAGCGGTCGATATCAATGCTTCAAACGGTTGTATAGCGCTAGACAACGGTAGTCATATTCACGCTAACATTCTGATTGGTGCCGATGGCGGAAACTCTCAGCTGCGCGAAGAAGCAAATATTGGCATTACAGGTTGGCAATACGAACAGCGTGCGAATGTCTTGTTAGTAAAAATGATGTCGGAATTTGAATCTGCAACATGGCAGCAGTTTACACCACAGGGACCGATTGCTTTCCTCCCTTTGTTTGATGGTTACGCTAACTTAGTCTGGTATGCGGATTCAGCGACAAGCCAACATATTCGAAATACCAGTATTCAAGAGATTAAAAAGGACATTCTAGCTCGGTTTCCACCGAGTTTAGGAGAATTCGAGGTAGTAGATAAAACCGCTTTTCCACTGCGACGGATGCACGCTAACCGATATTCGCGAAACAACGTGGTATTAATCGGAGACGCGGCACATCAAATTAATCCATTGGCGGGACAAGGTGTGAATCTTGGTTTTAAAGATGTTGCAGCGTTAGTTGAATCGATCAAAAACAACCCCATTACTGAGTCTAATCACGAAGCACTACTTGATTACGAAAATAAGAGGCGAACACCAAACTTGCTTATGATGAGTGCGATGGACGTGTTCTATCAAACCTTCAGTAATGATGTGGCGCCTCTGAAATTGCTTCGTAATCTTGGCGTTCGAGTGGCTAACAAGGCCGGACCAATCAAGAATAAAGCACTGAAATACGCGATGGGTATTGAATAG
- the miaB gene encoding tRNA (N6-isopentenyl adenosine(37)-C2)-methylthiotransferase MiaB yields MNKKLFIKTWGCQMNEYDSEKMADLLDSTHGYTLAEEAEDADVILLNTCSIREKAQEKVFHQLGRWKNLKQTKPDLIIGVGGCVASQEGAEIRKRAPYVDIVFGPQTLHRLPEMIKQIKGGDKSVVDVSFPEIEKFDRLPEPRADGPTAFVSIMEGCSKYCSFCVVPYTRGEEVSRPVDDVLLEVAQLAAQGVREVNLLGQNVNAFRGPHYDGNVCRFAELLELVASIDGIDRIRYTTSHPVEFTDDIVEAYKHIPELVDHLHLPVQSGADRILTQMKRGHTAIEYKSIIRKLKKVRPNLCMSSDFIIGFPGETDADFQATMDLISAIDYDMSFSFIYSSRPGTPAADIVDDVTEATKKQRLQILQQRINQNAHRIARHMLNTTQRILVEGPSKKSVMELTGRTENNRVVNFEGSPDMIGEFVDVEITEVYSNSLRGKVVLREKDMGLRVAVSPQSILAKKPQPDNNGVTQFVPA; encoded by the coding sequence ATGAACAAGAAGTTATTTATCAAAACCTGGGGCTGTCAGATGAACGAGTATGATTCTGAGAAGATGGCAGATCTCCTTGACTCAACTCATGGCTATACGCTAGCGGAAGAAGCTGAAGATGCAGATGTTATCTTGCTGAATACCTGCTCAATTCGCGAAAAAGCACAGGAAAAGGTATTTCATCAATTAGGTCGCTGGAAGAACCTCAAACAAACTAAGCCTGACTTAATCATCGGCGTTGGCGGTTGCGTTGCATCGCAAGAAGGCGCGGAAATAAGAAAACGTGCCCCTTACGTAGATATCGTATTTGGGCCACAAACACTGCATCGCTTGCCAGAAATGATTAAGCAAATCAAAGGCGGTGACAAGTCCGTTGTTGATGTTAGCTTTCCTGAAATCGAAAAATTTGACCGTTTGCCTGAACCTCGTGCAGACGGACCAACAGCTTTCGTATCTATCATGGAAGGTTGTTCAAAATATTGTAGCTTCTGCGTCGTACCGTATACACGCGGAGAAGAAGTTAGCCGTCCAGTAGACGATGTACTGTTAGAAGTTGCTCAACTTGCGGCGCAAGGCGTGCGAGAAGTTAATTTATTAGGACAAAATGTGAATGCGTTTAGAGGACCTCACTACGACGGTAATGTGTGTCGTTTTGCTGAGCTACTTGAACTGGTAGCCTCGATAGATGGTATTGACCGCATTCGTTATACAACATCTCATCCTGTTGAATTTACAGATGATATTGTTGAGGCTTACAAACACATTCCTGAGCTTGTCGACCATTTACATTTACCAGTGCAAAGCGGTGCGGATCGTATTCTTACTCAAATGAAACGTGGTCATACCGCCATTGAGTATAAATCTATTATTCGAAAATTGAAGAAAGTGCGTCCTAACCTTTGTATGTCTTCTGACTTCATTATCGGATTCCCTGGTGAAACGGATGCCGATTTCCAAGCAACAATGGATCTTATAAGTGCCATCGACTACGACATGAGCTTCAGCTTCATATATAGCTCACGACCCGGTACGCCAGCAGCGGATATTGTTGACGACGTTACGGAAGCAACTAAAAAGCAGCGACTACAAATATTACAACAGCGAATTAATCAAAATGCGCACCGTATTGCTCGCCACATGCTAAACACAACTCAACGTATTCTTGTTGAAGGGCCGTCGAAGAAAAGTGTGATGGAATTAACCGGCAGAACCGAAAATAATCGAGTCGTTAATTTCGAAGGCTCTCCAGATATGATTGGCGAATTTGTTGACGTTGAAATTACAGAAGTCTACAGTAATTCACTGCGTGGCAAAGTTGTGCTGCGTGAAAAAGACATGGGATTGCGTGTTGCAGTATCGCCCCAGAGTATTTTGGCCAAAAAGCCGCAACCTGACAACAATGGTGTGACTCAATTCGTTCCTGCGTAA
- a CDS encoding PhoH family protein, whose product MTKLVSNEIVLQPQDNKRLSSLCGPFDDNIKQIERRLGVEITYRSNEFKVLGDQQQANGASELLKLLYIETQPVKGSVPVLEPNQVHLAIQEVKCLERAEAGDYGKEVHIKTKRGVIKPRNPSQSKYVSNVVTHDITFGIGPAGTGKTYLAVACAVDALERQEVRRILLTRPAVEAGEKLGFLPGDLSQKVDPYLRPLYDALFEMLGFEKVEKLIERNVIEVAPLAYMRGRTLNDAFIILDEGQNTSVEQMKMFLTRIGFNSQAVITGDITQIDLPKGAKSGLRHAIEVLSDVNDISFNFFTAQDVVRHPVVARIVQAYEDYESKKERESLEKQRLREEQIKNSSQHIDEQNLNQTSKQPSNDDRS is encoded by the coding sequence TTGACAAAGTTAGTGAGTAACGAAATCGTATTACAGCCACAAGATAATAAACGTTTATCAAGTCTTTGTGGGCCATTCGACGACAACATAAAGCAAATTGAACGCCGCTTAGGTGTTGAAATTACCTATCGCTCAAATGAATTCAAAGTACTAGGCGACCAGCAGCAGGCAAATGGCGCTAGCGAGCTCTTGAAATTACTTTATATCGAGACCCAACCTGTTAAAGGCAGTGTCCCGGTATTAGAGCCTAATCAGGTTCATTTAGCCATCCAAGAGGTAAAATGCTTAGAGCGCGCTGAAGCTGGGGATTACGGGAAAGAAGTTCATATAAAAACGAAACGTGGCGTGATTAAACCGCGTAATCCAAGCCAGTCAAAATACGTTTCAAACGTGGTAACTCACGACATCACTTTTGGTATAGGTCCTGCTGGAACGGGTAAAACTTATCTTGCGGTTGCCTGCGCTGTTGATGCACTTGAGCGACAGGAAGTAAGGCGTATTTTATTGACTCGCCCAGCGGTTGAAGCAGGCGAAAAGCTTGGCTTTTTACCCGGTGACTTGTCCCAGAAGGTAGACCCTTACTTACGCCCTTTGTATGATGCTTTATTCGAGATGTTAGGGTTTGAAAAAGTCGAAAAATTGATTGAACGTAACGTAATCGAGGTTGCTCCACTAGCCTACATGCGTGGTAGAACACTCAATGACGCTTTTATCATCCTTGATGAAGGACAAAATACCAGCGTTGAACAAATGAAAATGTTCTTAACCCGCATTGGTTTTAACTCGCAAGCCGTGATTACCGGCGATATAACGCAAATTGATTTACCCAAAGGGGCAAAATCAGGCTTGCGTCATGCCATAGAAGTATTAAGTGATGTAAACGATATTTCCTTTAATTTCTTTACTGCACAAGATGTAGTGAGACACCCTGTGGTTGCTCGTATCGTGCAAGCCTACGAAGATTACGAGAGTAAAAAAGAGAGAGAATCACTGGAAAAGCAACGGCTGAGAGAGGAACAAATAAAAAACTCTAGTCAACATATCGATGAGCAAAACTTAAATCAAACAAGTAAACAGCCTAGTAATGACGATCGAAGTTGA
- the ybeY gene encoding rRNA maturation RNase YbeY translates to MTIEVDLQNVIEQDTLNHVLPTATQIEKWLNTTIEMLRSPSPALCIAASTARSTPFVSSEKTSNDDSELSSADIETMHQEIFEVTLRIVDLVESRQLNSDYRNKDKPTNVLSFPFEAPEHIEMPFLGDLVVCAAVVEQEAKEQDKQVTNHWAHLCVHGLLHLLGYDHIDEKEAQEMEGLETAILAKLNIDDPYQDH, encoded by the coding sequence ATGACGATCGAAGTTGATTTACAAAACGTGATTGAGCAAGATACGCTCAATCACGTGTTACCGACAGCAACGCAAATTGAAAAATGGCTGAACACGACTATCGAAATGCTTCGTTCACCCAGCCCTGCGCTATGTATCGCTGCATCAACTGCACGCTCCACTCCCTTCGTATCCTCTGAAAAGACCTCGAACGATGATTCTGAGCTCAGTAGCGCAGATATCGAAACTATGCATCAAGAGATATTTGAAGTGACGCTGCGCATAGTAGACCTTGTCGAATCACGCCAGCTTAACTCAGACTATAGAAACAAAGATAAACCAACAAATGTGTTATCCTTTCCCTTTGAAGCACCCGAGCATATTGAGATGCCATTTTTAGGCGACTTAGTTGTGTGCGCCGCTGTTGTTGAGCAAGAAGCGAAAGAGCAAGACAAGCAGGTGACGAACCATTGGGCGCATCTGTGCGTGCACGGGCTATTGCATTTGTTAGGTTATGACCATATAGACGAAAAAGAAGCGCAAGAAATGGAAGGTCTTGAAACCGCTATACTTGCAAAATTAAACATTGACGATCCCTACCAAGATCATTAA
- the corC gene encoding CNNM family magnesium/cobalt transport protein CorC (CorC(YbeX) belongs to the Cyclin M Mg2+ Exporter (CNNM) family, and was characterized as belonging to a set of three proteins, at least one of which must be present for CorA to function.): MSDDNPHSTSGSSNKNWLDRLAGSFKGEPRNREELSEVISDAEQRDVIDPQTKEMIEGVMTVSEIRVREIMIPRAQMVTIDIEQGVEQFLPIMLDHAHSRYPVISEDKDHIEGILLAKDLIPYAFLPNKEFKLKEVLREAIIVPESKRVDVLLKEFRQQRYHMAIVVDEYGGVSGLVTIEDILELIVGEIEDEYDDEIKETDEIRPLNKHTYSVKALTSVEDFNRFFESNLNEEESDTIGGVVLRAFGHMPDTDDEITIENMKFKVTSSDKRRIVQLKITLLDSED; encoded by the coding sequence ATGAGCGACGACAACCCCCACTCTACCAGCGGTTCCTCAAATAAAAACTGGCTTGATCGCTTAGCCGGATCTTTTAAGGGCGAACCGAGAAACAGAGAAGAACTTTCTGAAGTCATTTCAGATGCCGAGCAGCGTGACGTAATTGATCCTCAAACAAAAGAGATGATAGAAGGCGTAATGACTGTAAGCGAAATTCGTGTCAGGGAAATTATGATCCCCAGAGCACAAATGGTCACCATCGACATTGAACAAGGTGTTGAACAGTTTCTGCCTATTATGCTCGACCACGCTCACTCCCGTTACCCAGTTATTTCCGAAGACAAAGACCATATTGAAGGGATCTTGCTCGCTAAAGATTTAATACCGTATGCGTTCTTGCCAAACAAAGAATTCAAGCTAAAAGAAGTACTGCGCGAAGCTATCATCGTTCCAGAAAGTAAGCGTGTTGACGTATTACTAAAAGAGTTTCGTCAACAGCGCTACCATATGGCGATTGTTGTGGATGAATACGGCGGCGTTTCCGGTTTAGTTACCATTGAAGACATCTTGGAGCTCATTGTTGGCGAAATCGAAGATGAGTATGATGATGAAATCAAGGAAACGGATGAAATTCGTCCGCTTAATAAACATACTTATTCGGTGAAAGCATTAACGTCTGTCGAAGACTTTAATCGATTTTTTGAAAGCAATTTAAATGAAGAAGAATCCGATACTATTGGTGGCGTCGTGCTGCGTGCATTTGGTCACATGCCAGACACTGATGACGAAATTACGATAGAAAATATGAAGTTTAAGGTCACTAGTTCAGATAAGCGTCGTATTGTGCAGCTAAAAATTACGCTGCTTGATTCAGAGGACTAG
- the lnt gene encoding apolipoprotein N-acyltransferase, whose protein sequence is MLFILGASLTFAFAPFKAWWLPFIVLPLWFFVQSQQTKDSFKTAWFFSFGYFAAGISWIHVSISVHGGVPLIASIGMMSVLCAYLALFPAFAMWLTNRFFDKQFWPLTLPLLWLVLEFARAHFMTGFPWLSIGYSQLHGPLSGWIPLIGEIGVSAILILITVNLGLMLNQFQTSKRVASNQLQAVFVGLILCVSGVVLDKVDWTQESGQVKRVTMVQGNIEQTIRWVPEQDRPTMQKYWNLSSEHWDSDLIIWPEAAIPKLEIAATDYLELLDKKATETNTALITGIVDVNYNTEKIYNNLLSLGNDELNKNTIPYQYGHKNRFAKHHLLPIGEFVPFESILRKLAPIFDLPMSSFTRGSYVQPNLLANGMTLTPAICFEIAFPSQISANLTDQTDAIITVSNDAWFGDSHGPHQHLEIAQMRAKEFGLPVLRSTNTGVTAFVDHRGEITALAPQFEDTVLSENVLLVTGKTPYRQLGNLPVYIFFLILFAVGVVLSHRKIK, encoded by the coding sequence TTGCTGTTCATTTTAGGGGCGAGTTTAACCTTCGCTTTTGCTCCATTTAAGGCTTGGTGGCTGCCATTTATCGTCCTTCCGCTATGGTTTTTTGTTCAGTCTCAACAGACCAAGGATAGTTTTAAAACAGCTTGGTTTTTTAGCTTCGGCTACTTTGCTGCAGGTATTAGTTGGATACATGTCAGCATATCTGTGCACGGTGGTGTTCCTTTAATTGCCTCTATAGGCATGATGTCGGTCCTATGCGCTTATCTGGCTCTATTCCCTGCATTCGCAATGTGGCTAACAAATCGTTTTTTTGATAAACAGTTTTGGCCACTGACCCTACCACTACTTTGGTTAGTCCTAGAGTTTGCTCGAGCACACTTTATGACCGGATTTCCCTGGTTGTCTATCGGTTATAGTCAATTACATGGTCCATTGAGTGGGTGGATCCCGCTGATAGGTGAAATTGGTGTTAGCGCAATCCTAATTCTAATCACCGTCAATCTAGGGCTGATGCTGAATCAATTTCAAACGTCTAAAAGAGTGGCGAGCAATCAACTCCAAGCCGTATTTGTAGGCCTCATTCTATGTGTATCTGGTGTAGTCTTAGACAAAGTCGACTGGACTCAAGAGAGTGGTCAAGTAAAGCGCGTCACTATGGTTCAAGGCAATATTGAACAAACTATTCGTTGGGTTCCAGAGCAAGATCGCCCAACTATGCAGAAATACTGGAATTTAAGCAGTGAACACTGGGATTCTGACCTCATAATTTGGCCAGAAGCAGCCATTCCTAAACTTGAGATAGCGGCAACTGACTATCTTGAGCTGCTCGATAAAAAAGCGACAGAAACAAATACAGCGCTCATTACAGGTATTGTTGACGTAAATTATAATACTGAAAAAATTTATAATAATTTACTGAGCTTAGGCAATGATGAGCTAAACAAAAATACGATACCCTACCAGTACGGGCATAAAAACCGTTTTGCCAAACATCATTTATTGCCCATTGGTGAGTTTGTTCCCTTTGAATCCATATTGAGAAAACTCGCGCCAATATTCGACTTACCCATGTCCTCATTTACAAGAGGTAGCTACGTGCAGCCGAACTTGTTAGCAAATGGAATGACGCTCACACCTGCTATCTGTTTTGAAATAGCATTTCCGAGTCAAATAAGCGCAAATCTAACTGATCAAACCGACGCGATTATTACAGTGAGTAATGACGCATGGTTTGGCGATTCACATGGGCCGCATCAGCATTTAGAGATAGCTCAAATGCGCGCCAAAGAATTTGGTTTACCCGTGCTGCGCTCAACCAACACAGGAGTAACAGCATTTGTTGACCATAGAGGGGAGATTACAGCCTTAGCTCCTCAGTTTGAAGATACTGTCCTAAGCGAAAACGTTTTGCTCGTTACTGGAAAAACACCTTACAGACAGCTAGGTAACTTGCCGGTCTATATTTTCTTTCTGATTTTATTTGCAGTTGGTGTCGTTCTGTCGCACAGGAAAATAAAATAG
- a CDS encoding SulP family inorganic anion transporter, translating into MQIFNTINKSNLRGDILGGVTAAIVSLPLALTFGVASGAGAEAGLYGAIIIGLFAALFGGTPTLISEPTGPMTVIMAAVVTTLVANNPDNGLAMAFTVVMIAGLTQIIFGIMKLGKYITMMPYSVISGFMSGIGCILIVMQLAPALGSAAPAGGVIGTLTSLPDIVKDISFIEFGMALATIAILYVTPKKLKNIVPPQLIALIMISLVSVLFFQTIDIRRIGEINVTLPSIVLPEFTPDQIRIMILDGIVLGMLGCIDSMLTSVIADNLTRSEHKSDKELIGQGIGNMMSGLFGGLPGAGATMGTVVNIQAGAKTALSGLIRVLVLVLAVFGASNLISVIPIAVLAGIAVKVGIDILDWSFIKRAHRVSKQSSLIMYAVLLLTVFVDLVVAVGIGVFIANIMTIEKLSASQEKNIKAISDVDGQLPLNSEQRQLLNKANGQILFFYLSGTMIFGVSKALSRELSSMTEHRVIIIDLSDVSFLDDTIALAIENLIKDANQLEKHILMLVKKGSSKKKLQKMGFSDILPSDAYVSNRTEALTKATEWLNAQELA; encoded by the coding sequence TTGCAAATTTTCAATACCATAAACAAAAGCAATCTGCGTGGCGATATTCTTGGTGGAGTCACCGCCGCTATTGTCTCTTTGCCACTGGCATTAACGTTTGGGGTTGCTTCAGGTGCAGGAGCAGAAGCGGGTTTATATGGCGCGATTATTATCGGCTTGTTTGCGGCATTGTTCGGCGGCACTCCTACTCTAATTTCTGAACCAACCGGGCCTATGACAGTTATCATGGCGGCTGTGGTTACCACACTGGTGGCCAATAATCCTGACAATGGTTTGGCCATGGCATTCACCGTAGTCATGATTGCAGGTTTAACCCAAATTATTTTCGGTATCATGAAACTCGGCAAATATATCACCATGATGCCTTATAGTGTTATCAGTGGCTTTATGTCTGGCATCGGCTGTATTTTGATAGTCATGCAGCTTGCCCCCGCTTTAGGCTCTGCAGCGCCCGCCGGTGGGGTAATAGGCACCCTAACATCACTGCCCGACATTGTTAAAGATATCAGCTTTATCGAATTTGGCATGGCACTCGCCACCATCGCCATCTTATATGTAACGCCCAAAAAACTTAAAAATATTGTCCCTCCACAGCTTATCGCGCTCATTATGATATCCCTTGTGTCAGTTCTATTCTTCCAAACAATTGATATCAGGCGAATTGGCGAAATAAACGTCACACTACCTTCCATTGTGTTACCAGAATTTACTCCAGACCAGATCAGAATCATGATCCTTGATGGCATCGTTCTTGGCATGCTTGGATGCATTGACTCGATGTTAACGTCGGTCATCGCAGACAATCTTACAAGAAGCGAACACAAATCAGATAAAGAGCTAATTGGTCAAGGCATCGGTAACATGATGTCGGGTTTGTTCGGCGGTTTACCAGGTGCAGGGGCGACCATGGGAACCGTTGTAAATATTCAGGCAGGAGCCAAAACGGCGCTCTCTGGGCTAATCCGTGTATTGGTTCTAGTCCTCGCTGTTTTCGGGGCCTCTAATCTGATCTCGGTGATCCCAATAGCTGTGTTGGCAGGTATAGCGGTGAAAGTCGGTATAGACATACTTGATTGGAGCTTCATTAAGCGCGCTCACAGAGTTTCTAAGCAATCATCCTTAATTATGTATGCGGTATTATTGCTGACAGTATTTGTTGACCTTGTCGTAGCTGTAGGCATCGGTGTCTTTATTGCCAACATAATGACCATCGAAAAACTCAGTGCATCGCAGGAAAAGAATATCAAAGCGATCAGCGACGTTGACGGTCAATTACCACTCAACAGTGAGCAACGACAATTACTTAACAAGGCCAATGGCCAAATTTTGTTCTTCTATTTAAGCGGCACTATGATATTCGGTGTTTCAAAAGCATTGTCGCGCGAATTAAGCAGCATGACCGAACACCGAGTAATTATTATCGACTTAAGCGATGTATCGTTCCTTGACGATACAATTGCCCTTGCGATAGAGAACTTAATTAAAGATGCTAATCAACTAGAAAAACATATTCTTATGTTAGTGAAAAAAGGCAGTTCAAAGAAGAAGCTTCAAAAGATGGGGTTTTCTGACATTTTACCATCCGATGCATATGTCAGTAATCGGACAGAAGCACTGACCAAGGCAACGGAGTGGTTGAACGCTCAGGAACTAGCCTAA
- the greA gene encoding transcription elongation factor GreA, with protein MTTYPMTAHGAKMLQKELLELKTVKRPEIIKSIATAREHGDLKENAEYHAAREQQSFCEGRIQDIEGKLSNAQIIDVTKIPNTGKVIFGTTVTVMNCKTEEEITYKIVGDDESDIKKLLISVNSPIARGLVGKVVDDVVNIQTPAGSVEFEIIEVEYI; from the coding sequence ATGACTACATATCCAATGACTGCGCATGGCGCAAAAATGCTGCAAAAAGAATTGCTTGAATTGAAGACAGTAAAACGCCCAGAGATCATTAAGTCAATTGCGACTGCGCGTGAGCACGGTGATTTAAAGGAAAACGCGGAGTACCATGCAGCGCGTGAGCAACAAAGTTTTTGTGAAGGCCGTATTCAAGACATTGAAGGTAAATTGTCAAACGCACAAATTATTGATGTAACGAAAATACCAAACACTGGCAAAGTGATATTTGGCACAACAGTGACCGTGATGAATTGCAAAACAGAGGAAGAAATTACCTATAAAATTGTGGGTGATGATGAATCAGATATTAAGAAACTTCTTATTTCGGTCAATTCACCGATTGCGCGAGGCTTGGTCGGTAAAGTGGTTGATGATGTTGTTAATATCCAAACACCAGCGGGTAGCGTTGAGTTTGAAATCATTGAAGTAGAGTATATTTAA